In a genomic window of Brettanomyces nanus chromosome 1, complete sequence:
- a CDS encoding uncharacterized protein (BUSCO:EOG093438XJ~EggNog:ENOG41) produces MYRHPNLSTSSSGSAKRLSTNNPFRNVLLQEEATVSKDAQFKQWMDKRIKEESESDGDSNSFSEGDEALDFTGLSLENGKNRKPRLVTHKSDSTMVPPRSDSITLLPNYEKDLPPTYEEAVGDEHANDEYPRDIKESLESDGNPFPTASFPRRAKTVRVSGHSRTQWDGQPELGSGNPGHSNLDRKRMTATEETEILSDGRVRSRSAGQSSLPSHDEHRKHHPRHHHHSHRDDEGHRLHRHRSSRRKFVMEKPKNLDTIDKLDVTGFYGGAKFHHDGPFDACTPHRNKDIKQAPVLAFPPDGPNNSIKGVGPLHSKADQYDLVFGLSEEDPLYSTKISRGANTPPTQDRQASSSQQQLRAQVSPSEQRSSSQPPRLQFYTGKTPYGNGLVVKKASRSTVGLNDIASNPNETRFDVNTKSTPVHGDTTLGLGSSTFLDGAPASTVTQKKAIRKEQQKSELGRKKSLLDSGGFLKRVKSMKVKKSSRD; encoded by the exons ATGTATCGGCACCCAAATCTATCCACCTCATCATCTGGTTCTGCCAAACGACTTTCCACCAACAATCCATTTCGGAATGTGCTCCTTCAAGAGGAAGCCACGGTTTCCAAAGATGCACAGTTCAAGCAATGGATGGACAAGCGTATCAAGGAGGAATCTGAAAGTGACGGTGATAGCAACTCGTTCAGTGAGGGCGATGAAGCTTTAGATTTCACTGGTCTCTCACTTGAAAATGGCAAGAACAGAAAGCCCCGGTTAGTTACTCACAAATCTGATTCCACCAT GGTGCCACCGCGTTCTGATAGCATTACTCTGCTCCCAAATTATGAAAAAGATCTGCCACCCACATATGAAGAGGCCGTGGGTGATGAGCATGCTAATGATGAGTATCCAAGAGATATCAAAGAGTCGTTAGAATCTGATGGCAATCCGTTTCCAACGGCCTCTTTTCCGCGTCGTGCCAAGACTGTCAGGGTTTCCGGACATTCAAGAACACAATGGGATGGCCAACCCGAATTAGGATCTGGTAACCCTGGTCATTCAAATTTGGACCGTAAAAGAATGACAGCGActgaagaaacagaaattTTGTCTGACGGTAGGGTCAGGTCAAGAAGTGCTGGCCAAAGTTCTTTGCCCTCACATGACGAGCATCGTAAACACCATCCTCGCCATCACCATCATTCCCacagagatgatgaaggacATAGATTACATAGACATCGTTCCTCAAGACGAAAATTTGTTATGgagaagccaaagaattTGGATACCATTGATAAACTTGATGTGACGGGATTTTATGGTGGCGCCAAATTCCACCATGATGGTCCATTCGATGCATGTACTCCGCATCGTAATAAGGATATCAAGCAGGCACCTGTACTGGCGTTCCCACCAGATGGTCCCAACAATTCTATCAAAGGTGTGGGTCCTCTTCATTCGAAGGCGGACCAATATGATTTGGTGTTCGGACttagtgaagaagatccttTGTACAGTACTAAAATTTCCAGGGGTGCCAACACACCGCCTACACAGGACAGACAGGCCTCATCATCACAACAGCAATTACGCGCGCAGGTCTCTCCATCTGAACAGAGATCAAGCAGTCAACCCCCACGTCTGCAGTTCTACACAGGTAAAACGCCTTATGGTAACGGACTTGTGGTTAAAAAGGCTAGTCGCTCTACAGTTGGCTTAAACGACATTGCAAGTAATCCAAATGAGACGAGGTTTGATGTGAACACAAAATCTACACCTGTCCATGGTGATACTACTTTAGGTTTAGGTTCTAGTACGTTCCTTGATGGTGCTCCTGCATCTACTGTAACTCAGAAGAAAGCGATACGGAA
- a CDS encoding uncharacterized protein (EggNog:ENOG41), translating to MQVTKLTGDVNEYKEQVSSLKHENSELKIAKLSVELELEEVKNEYETSKVQIKALNQQINKLRADSPQQYHQQVATQLFSDDDDNNSVFSGSPVNPRGSFQNLSNFNNLSTDYLDAADVKERLSHWKGWNIDMRGWRSVGMGPLLEL from the exons ATG CAGGTGACAAAACTAACAGGCGATGTAAACGAGTACAAAGAGCAAGTTTCCTCACTCAAACATGAGAATTCTGAGTTAAAAATTGCAAAACTGAGCGTGGAATtggaacttgaagaggtgaaaaatgaaTATGAAACGTCGAAGGTGCAAATCAAAGCTCTCAACCAGCAGATTAATAAGCTTAGAGCAGACTCTCCGCAACAGTATCATCAGCAGGTGGCGACACAGCTATtttcagatgatgatgacaataaTTCTGTCTTCTCGGGATCTCCTGTGAATCCTAGAGGCAGCTTCCAGAATTTAAGTAATTTCAACAATCTCTCTACAGACTACCTAGATGCCGCTGATGTTAAGGAAAGACTCTCTCATTGGAAGGGTTGGAATATTGATATGAGGGGATGGAGAAGTGTCGGAATGGGACCATTGTTAGAACTATAG
- a CDS encoding uncharacterized protein (BUSCO:EOG09344QP8~EggNog:ENOG41): MFLGAERRKVTVRKFRNMKLIDIREYYQKDNTWLPGSKGISLTEDQWGSLVSKISDINEALELIDDKEALRKRQEEKAREADDDDDDDDDQDDQEDDQEDLEGVEFEDVVDTNPAKPTKPSKKEESSDDSD, from the exons ATGTTT TTGGGAGCAGAAAGGCGGAAGGTTACAGTGAGAAAGTTCCGTAATATGAAGTTGATTGATATTCGAGAATATTATCAGAAAGATAATACCTGGTTACCGGGGTCGAAA GGTATATCGCTAACGGAGGATCAATGGGGTTCCCTTGTTTCCAAGATTTCTGACATCAATGAAGCATTGGAACTTATTGATGACAAAGAAGCACTACGGAAAAGACAGGAGGAAAAGGCCAGAGAggctgatgatgatgatgatgatgatgatgaccAAGACGATCAGGAAGATGATCAAGAGGATTTAGAAGGGGTTGAATTTGAGGATGTTGTGGACACAAATCCAGCCAAGCCAACCAagccttcaaagaaagaagaatccaGTGATGATTCTGACTAG
- a CDS encoding uncharacterized protein (BUSCO:EOG09340WKC), whose translation MLLDGSKTIRYLLQFYRERLSIEEEYARKLNNLARKSNIGTKERAGSTLRDSLAMLVEETKQLSNSHSSEAQKIADLVYQPLNEFLSNLKASNKPWESTIVEFVRYKESLKLKTRQAGKKYESSWSKINGLRTEQILLDDTEARNVQKKIDKLAAVMIEEREKFYKLVTQYNQVQESFKKEWCKYCENSQSLEEERIKTIRRNIWEYANTISSSCIQDDQSAENIRLSLEKCSFERDIDEFVNSMGTGDRTGVPMKFVDFAKGESKKSNSAGVEDEGCPVDVDALLASRRKDRMLRSKEKLLKSYVNKKVPPDLTERQQTTLELVDRSSKTFKELEKQAEKETIAKAPSEQGSEPSTYKVMSEYSGTTAYTSDRSSSISAAKMKSKLEDNVFSNPLLNSRSSAGSAYSRKLKNVDSNEVLRDSPDPLRAYLDDLSLGGNGDMKRFEQSIMPRSEIMPTRKNLPESQRSQKGKSMGFLLKNDMKSSPMTEKQENQIPHPDLQSIGLEEKPSAVNIHRLQKIEDGPSNLSSRITSVTSQGHRVPSMRRAKSQENLNFKFITSEDLPSHSSEGFPVLKYCRAQFDYSPEIDQELTFKKKDILMILHQQPDGWWFAENINTGDSGLAPSNYLTDL comes from the exons ATGCTTCT GGACGGATCTAAGACAATTagatatcttcttcaattttaCCGGGAAAGATTGagcattgaagaagagtatgCAAGAAAACTCAACAATCTAGCAAGAAAAAGTAATATCGGAACAAAAGAGAGAGCTGGGAGTACATTGCGTGATAGTTTAGCGATGTTAGTGGAGGAGACCAAACAGTTGAGTAATAGTCACTCTTCAGAGGCACAGAAGATCGCAGACTTGGTATATCAGCCATTGAATGAATTTCTTAGTAACCTTAAGGCCAGCAACAAGCCTTGGGAATCTACCATTGTTGAGTTTGTGAGGTACAAAGAATCGTTGAAGCTAAAAACAAGACAGGCAGGGAAGAAGTACGAATCATCTTGGAGTAAGATCAATGGCTTACGAACAGAACAGATCTTGCTGGACGATACGGAAGCTAGAAatgttcaaaagaagatagacAAACTAGCTGCAGTGATgattgaagagagagaaaagttCTACAAGCTCGTCACCCAGTACAACCAGGTGCAAGAGTCCTTCAAGAAAGAATGGTGCAAATACTGCGAGAACTCTCAGtctttggaggaggagagaATAAAAACtataagaagaaatatttggGAGTATGCCAACACAATTAGTTCATCTTGCATACAGGACGATCAGAGTGCCGAGAACATCAGACTAAGCCTAGAAAAATGTTCATTCGAGAGAGACATTGACGAATTTGTCAATTCAATGGGAACTGGAGACAGAACCGGTGTTCCAATGAAATTTGTCGATTTTGCCAAGGgagaatcaaagaagagtaaTAGTGCTGGggtagaagatgaaggcTGCCCTGTAGACGTTGATGCCTTACTAGCTTCACGTAGGAAGGACAGAATGCtgagatccaaagaaaagcTCCTAAAATCATACGTAAACAAGAAAGTACCACCAGACCTTACTGAACGGCAGCAGACTACGCTTGAGTTGGTCGATAGAAGTTCGAAAACATttaaagaattggagaagcagGCTGAAAAGGAAACCATTGCAAAGGCACCCTCCGAACAAGGTTCGGAGCCAAGCACTTATAAAGTAATGTCAGAATATTCGGGTACTACTGCCTATACGAGTGATAGATCCTCATCTATATCTGCAGCGAAAATGAAATCGAAATTAGAAGACAACGTCTTTTCGAACCCACTATTGAACTCAAGATCTTCGGCAGGGTCTGCATATTCTCGAAAACTAAAGAACGTGGATTCAAACGAGGTGCTCAGAGATAGTCCTGATCCGCTAAGGGCCTATCTAGATGATCTTTCTCTTGGTGGTAATGGTGATATGAAAAGATTTGAACAATCGATAATGCCTAGGAGCGAGATAATGCCAACTCGAAAGAACTTACCAGAGTCCCAGAGATCACAGAAAGGAAAATCGATGGGttttctcttgaaaaatGACATGAAGTCAAGTCCGATGACAgaaaaacaagaaaatcaaataCCGCATCCAGATTTGCAGAGCATAGGGCTGGAGGAAAAGCCTTCAGCGGTCAACATACATAGGCTCcaaaagattgaagatggACCATCGAACCTCAGTTCAAGAATTACGTCAGTGACATCACAAGGCCATCGGGTCCCCTCTATGAGAAGAGCAAAATCCCAGGAGAACTtaaacttcaagttcatcaCGAGCGAGGATCTACCATCACACTCATCGGAAGGATTTCCGGTTCTTAAGTACTGTCGTGCGCAATTCGATTACTCACCCGAGATCGACCAAGAGCTTaccttcaagaagaaagacatACTAATGATATTGCACCAACAGCCCGATGGCTGGTGGTTTGCCGAGAATATCAACACTGGAGACTCGGGACTCGCCCCAAGTAACTATCTGACAGATCTATAA